From the genome of Blastocatellia bacterium:
TGAACGTCAATGATAGGGGGCCGGCTTGGCTCATTAGTTTGAGCGTGCGTCGCTGACGCAGCTATCGCCAATAAGATTAAGGTAAGCATCTGTCTCCTCATTACCACCTCCAATACAGTTCCACAACGAGCCGTCTAACGCTCGCGTTCAGCGGGGCCACGAACGGCGTGAAAAGAGACCATAAGAGCTGCGCTTCGTGGCCTCCGCTGCAACGCCTTGTTAGGTTGCACTGTTAGGGCGCGAACATCTCTCCTAAGATTGAGAGCACACTCGTTTGGGTCGCAACATCGATTCGGCCAAGCCTTCTGACCAGCCGCACCTTGTCTACTGTCCGTATCTGATCGAGCACCACCTGACCTTGTTTGCCTTGAAACTTACATGCCACTCTCGTCGGATAACTTCGCCCTTTTGTACTCATCGGGGCAACAATCACTGTGTTGATGTAACGATTCATTTCGTCAGGAGAGAGTATCAGGCAGGGCCGCGTTTTCTTTATCTCCCTGCCCTGAGTTGGATCAAGGTTGATCAAATAGACATCGAAGCGTTTGACTACCATTGCCATTCGGCCTCATCCCAACTTGATTGAGCGATCCCTCCTTTATCAAGCAACTGGTCATCTCCCGTTTCTGCCATGCTTTGAAAGGCCTCTGCCCAGCCCTGCCGCGGATGGCCAACCGAGCGTATAACGATTTCCTTATCCTGCACATCAAGCTCGACTTCTTCATTCAGCCCAGTCTGCTGCAAGTAGAGTTTTGGGATGCGGATGCCTTGTGAATTGCCTATTCTGATGATTCGCGTCTTCATAGATACAATGTAATTACAGACTTCCCGATAGTCAAGTGTGGCGAGTCAGGCAACCTAACGCCCGCGTTCAGCGGGGCCGCGAGCGGCCTCACCAGCCATAACGTGAGCCGTGCTTCGCGGCCTCCGCTGCAACGCCTTGTTAGGTGGCGTCTTGAGGAGCGTCGCACCAGAAAACCAAGCTCTCCCACCATAGTACTTGCTGCCTTAGGGGCTTAAATGGATGCGAGCTATTCGGAGTATTTCCTTTGTCAACTCGACTACTCTATATGACTCCGTTGAGCCGCCTTTATCTATATGGA
Proteins encoded in this window:
- a CDS encoding type II toxin-antitoxin system PemK/MazF family toxin, with amino-acid sequence MAMVVKRFDVYLINLDPTQGREIKKTRPCLILSPDEMNRYINTVIVAPMSTKGRSYPTRVACKFQGKQGQVVLDQIRTVDKVRLVRRLGRIDVATQTSVLSILGEMFAP
- a CDS encoding AbrB/MazE/SpoVT family DNA-binding domain-containing protein, which translates into the protein MKTRIIRIGNSQGIRIPKLYLQQTGLNEEVELDVQDKEIVIRSVGHPRQGWAEAFQSMAETGDDQLLDKGGIAQSSWDEAEWQW